A region of Sesamum indicum cultivar Zhongzhi No. 13 linkage group LG7, S_indicum_v1.0, whole genome shotgun sequence DNA encodes the following proteins:
- the LOC105166008 gene encoding protein BASIC PENTACYSTEINE6, whose amino-acid sequence MDDSGHRENGRHKQPHSQWLMQHQPSMKQIMAIMAERDAAIQERNLAISEKKAALAERDMAILQRDSAIAERNNAIMERDNAIATLQFRENAMNNSNTSPCPPGCQIPHGVKHIHHPQQHAHHHQSHMVEAQYNTRDMHMADTVPTSPVAPEPAKARRAKRTKEAKPATAPTRKPSKSLKKVKREGEDLNKTMFEKPHEWTNGPDMSRTKQDWKDQDLGLNQVAFDETTMPVPVCSCTGVLRPCYKWGNGGWQSSCCTTNLSMYPLPAVPNKRHARVGGRKMSGSAFNKLISRLAAEGHDLSNPVDLKDHWAKHGTNRYITIK is encoded by the exons ATGGACGACAGTGGGCATCGTGAAAATGGAAGGCATAAACAACCTCACAGTCAG TGGTTGATGCAGCATCAGCCATCAATGAAACAGATAATGGCCATTATGGCTGAAAGAGATGCTGCAATCCAGGAACGGAATTTGGCCATTTCTGAAAAAAAGGCCGCTTTAGCTGAGAGGGATATGGCTATTTTACAGAGAGATTCAGCAATAGCCGAACGAAATAATGCCATAATGGAAAGAGACAACGCTATTGCCACTCTCCAGTTCCGTGAAAATGCCATGAATAACAGCAACACGTCTCCCTGCCCACCTGGATGCCAAATCCCACATGGAGTAAAACACATTCACCATCCTCAGCAACATGCGCACCATCATCAGTCCCATATGGTTGAAGCTCAGTACAACACCAGGGACATGCACATGGCTGACACTGTTCCAACGTCACCTGTTGCTCCCGAGCCTGCAAAGGCCCGTCGTGCAAAACGAACAAAGGAGGCAAAGCCTGCAACAGCTCCCACGAGGAAACCTTCAAAATCTTTGAAAAAGGTTAAACGGGAAGGCGAGGACCTTAACAAGACAATGTTCGAGAAGCCACATGAGTGGACAAATGGGCCGGATATGAGTAGAACGAAGCAAGATTGGAAGGATCAAGACCTGGGATTGAACCAGGTTGCATTTGACGAGACGACCATGCCTGTGCCTGTATGTTCTTGCACAGGGGTTCTAAGACCGTGCTACAAGTGGGGTAATGGTGGCTGGCAATCTTCATGTTGCACAACCAACTTGTCGATGTATCCTCTCCCAGCCGTACCTAACAAACGACACGCTCGAGTTGGTGGGCGGAAAATGAGTGGAAGTGCATTTAACAAACTGATCAGCCGGCTTGCTGCCGAAGGTCATGATCTATCAAATCCTGTTGATCTTAAAGACCACTGGGCAAAGCATGGGACAAACCGCTACATCACCATCAAATAA